From the genome of Pseudomonadota bacterium, one region includes:
- a CDS encoding Ig-like domain-containing protein has product MSKPASSARFGRAGRRLGVALGALLIASAIGACSDDEGGGLEHVVVSGGNAVQVGSTLTLTARTVGAVDSAYTWTSADPKKATVSDEGVVTGVAGGETAITVAGKSSGLSADHVLVVTTRGEAAVIIAGNPFAKVGATTKLTASTVNATDATYTWTSENLAVATVAADGTVTGVRDGQTTIKARGATSAKEGLLVVTVATELAQLTAWLGSGHADTAAEAFGHWDGDNPAVVPTSCGKCHSTAGFRDFLGDDGSAAGKVDVAATAAAKGIQCQACHNPKADRLASVTFPSGIEISDLGPEARCMTCHQGRSSTFAVDERIADVAGLKATVDAMKAALVARLPDPNVRRRAELNGASASGANPAIKGLHQIIAESSLDLDAVPPAIDHDGDPATAAIKLGFLNIHYYAAGATLNAGRVLGGYQYQGKTYDWRFRHVPGYDTCVGCHNPHSLEVKTSACQSCHTGADSVEKLRGIRMVASKLTDYDNDGNKTEGIYFELQGLREKLLAALRAYAAKKSLPAPCYNAVAYPYFFKDADNNGSCGATETTGYADWTPRLLRAAYNYQVAAKDPGAFAHNAKYIIQLLHDAIVDLNTVIEDAAYALSDDQRNDKGHFNGAGEAARHWDAEASGTVASACSKCHGGSEGLTYYLANGVESPTGTEQDNGLDCATCHTSFGATAPVRLVDAISFPGATAPFSFGTTEAPDKMMNLCATCHSGRESKATIDADILARTSAGQAPRFRNVHYLPAAGVIAGSAGGLGYEYSGKTYRTTRNHTAIAGKTGCVGCHAPGATDHSFHVADNAGACKAAGCHESVTTAAELTTIRGSSRDGIDYDGDAATTRLADELQGLAAKLLAQIQVVAPTLCYDGHAYPYFGKCGGGSFTGWTDKLVRATHNYQLSQKDPGAWAHNFSYIAQLLYDSIEDLGGSLTGLTRP; this is encoded by the coding sequence ATGAGTAAGCCAGCTAGCTCGGCACGGTTCGGTCGCGCCGGAAGGCGCCTCGGCGTCGCCCTCGGAGCCTTGCTGATCGCCTCCGCGATCGGCGCCTGCAGCGATGACGAAGGCGGGGGCCTGGAGCACGTCGTCGTCAGCGGGGGCAACGCGGTGCAGGTGGGCAGCACCCTGACGCTCACGGCCCGGACGGTAGGTGCAGTCGACAGCGCCTACACCTGGACCAGCGCCGACCCGAAGAAGGCCACCGTCAGCGACGAGGGCGTGGTCACGGGCGTGGCTGGGGGCGAGACGGCGATCACGGTCGCGGGCAAGAGCAGCGGGCTCAGCGCCGACCACGTGCTGGTCGTCACGACGCGGGGCGAGGCGGCGGTGATCATCGCCGGCAATCCCTTCGCCAAGGTGGGTGCCACGACGAAGCTGACGGCGAGCACGGTCAACGCGACCGACGCCACCTACACCTGGACCTCCGAGAACCTCGCCGTGGCGACGGTTGCCGCGGACGGCACGGTCACCGGTGTTCGCGACGGCCAGACGACGATCAAGGCGCGCGGCGCCACCAGCGCCAAGGAAGGCCTACTCGTCGTCACGGTCGCCACCGAGCTGGCGCAGCTCACCGCCTGGCTGGGATCCGGACATGCGGACACCGCGGCCGAGGCCTTCGGCCACTGGGACGGCGACAACCCCGCGGTCGTCCCGACGAGCTGTGGCAAGTGCCACAGCACCGCCGGCTTCCGCGACTTCCTCGGTGACGATGGCAGCGCGGCGGGCAAGGTCGATGTGGCCGCGACAGCAGCAGCCAAGGGCATCCAATGCCAGGCCTGTCACAACCCGAAGGCCGATCGGCTGGCCAGCGTCACCTTCCCCTCGGGCATTGAGATCAGTGATCTCGGTCCCGAGGCCCGCTGCATGACCTGCCACCAGGGCCGCTCCTCGACCTTCGCGGTCGACGAGCGCATCGCCGACGTCGCTGGCCTCAAGGCGACGGTCGACGCGATGAAGGCAGCGCTCGTCGCCCGACTTCCGGACCCGAACGTTCGCCGCCGCGCCGAGCTCAATGGCGCGTCGGCCTCCGGCGCGAACCCGGCCATCAAGGGCCTGCATCAGATCATCGCCGAGAGCAGCCTCGATCTCGACGCCGTGCCGCCGGCGATCGACCACGACGGCGACCCGGCCACGGCGGCGATCAAGCTCGGCTTCCTCAACATCCACTACTACGCGGCGGGCGCGACGCTGAATGCCGGCCGCGTGCTCGGCGGTTATCAGTACCAGGGCAAGACCTACGACTGGCGCTTCCGCCACGTTCCTGGCTATGACACCTGCGTCGGCTGCCACAACCCCCACTCGCTCGAGGTCAAGACCAGCGCCTGCCAGAGCTGTCATACCGGGGCCGACAGCGTCGAGAAGCTGCGCGGCATCAGGATGGTGGCCTCGAAGCTCACCGACTACGACAACGACGGCAACAAGACCGAGGGCATCTACTTCGAGCTGCAGGGACTGCGCGAGAAGCTGCTGGCCGCCCTGCGGGCCTATGCCGCCAAGAAGAGCCTGCCAGCGCCCTGCTACAACGCGGTGGCCTACCCCTACTTCTTCAAGGACGCCGATAACAACGGCAGCTGTGGTGCCACCGAGACGACGGGCTACGCCGACTGGACGCCGCGCCTGCTGCGCGCCGCCTATAACTACCAGGTCGCGGCCAAGGACCCGGGGGCCTTCGCGCATAACGCGAAGTACATCATTCAGCTCCTGCACGACGCGATCGTCGACCTGAACACGGTGATCGAGGACGCGGCGTATGCCCTCTCCGACGACCAGCGTAACGACAAGGGCCACTTCAATGGCGCCGGCGAAGCCGCCCGCCATTGGGACGCCGAGGCCAGCGGGACCGTGGCCTCCGCCTGCTCCAAGTGCCATGGGGGCTCCGAGGGGCTGACCTATTACCTGGCCAACGGCGTCGAGTCGCCGACCGGCACCGAGCAGGATAACGGCCTCGACTGCGCGACCTGCCACACCTCCTTCGGCGCGACCGCCCCGGTCCGCCTCGTCGACGCGATCAGCTTCCCCGGCGCGACGGCGCCCTTCTCCTTCGGCACGACCGAGGCGCCGGATAAGATGATGAACCTCTGCGCCACCTGTCATAGCGGGCGCGAGTCGAAGGCCACCATCGACGCCGATATCCTCGCTCGGACCAGCGCCGGCCAGGCTCCCCGCTTCCGCAACGTGCACTACCTGCCGGCGGCGGGCGTCATCGCCGGCTCGGCCGGCGGGCTCGGTTACGAGTACTCCGGGAAGACCTACCGGACCACCAGGAACCACACCGCGATCGCCGGCAAGACGGGCTGCGTCGGCTGCCATGCCCCGGGCGCGACCGATCACTCCTTCCACGTCGCCGACAACGCCGGGGCCTGCAAGGCCGCCGGCTGTCACGAGAGCGTGACAACAGCCGCCGAGCTCACCACCATTCGGGGCAGCTCGCGCGATGGTATCGACTACGACGGCGACGCGGCGACGACGAGGCTGGCCGACGAGCTGCAGGGCCTCGCGGCCAAGCTGCTGGCCCAAATCCAGGTCGTCGCACCGACGCTCTGCTATGACGGGCACGCCTACCCCTACTTCGGCAAATGCGGCGGCGGCAGCTTCACCGGCTGGACGGACAAGCTGGTCCGCGCGACGCATAACTACCAGCTGAGCCAGAAGGATCCGGGCGCCTGGGCCCATAACTTCAGCTACATCGCTCAGCTGCTCTACGACAGCATCGAGGACCTCGGCGGCTCGCTCACGGGGCTGACGCGACCCTAG
- a CDS encoding UvrD-helicase domain-containing protein: MSRWLDGLNDEQRRAVAAADGPLLVLAGAGSGKTRVITHRIAHLMAGGVAPEAILAVTFTNKAADEMRERLVTMVGKKRAQAATLSTFHAFGLALLKDETKRQRRGARLVVFDTGDQLACLRELLRRVELGRAFDLGALLQRISAWKNAFLAPGGLPASEDPYDEAAAELYPRYLEQLEAYAAVDFDDLVCRPTQLLESSAACRERWAGRFRYVLVDEYQDTNAAQLRLLRALGGAHRNVCVVGDDDQSIYGWRGADVRNILRFGDDFPGAQVIALERNYRSCAPILALANQVIAANPERHPKRLRPTRHGGAKVRLVVGTDGESEARWVALALKHSVERHGRAWGDAAVLYRSNVLARALEEALREHGVPYRVFGGAAFFDRKEVKDVGAYLRLCCNPQDEIALRRAINTPARGIGPVTVAKLAAWAEAAPGRTLFAALTQAPEVLGSGDRALAPIAELVALLGEHAPGLRRGQALVENAQRLVEATGLRAEIERNSASGKIFERRWGHVLGFFDGLAAYCRRVDEPSVADYLNRLALISTSEPAAEGAADCVTLCTLHGAKGLEFPLVIMVGMEEGLLPHDRTINPQANDLESSGIDEERRLCYVGITRARDELVLTRAARRLIRGRLQDRQPSRFLEGLAAEDFELEDLSAPPPLEDVKSMMAALRAQLGGG; the protein is encoded by the coding sequence GTGTCGCGCTGGCTCGATGGCTTGAATGACGAACAACGACGAGCCGTGGCCGCGGCCGACGGCCCCTTGCTCGTGCTCGCGGGCGCCGGCAGCGGCAAGACGCGCGTGATCACGCATCGGATCGCGCACCTGATGGCGGGTGGCGTCGCCCCCGAGGCAATCCTCGCCGTGACCTTCACGAACAAGGCCGCCGACGAGATGCGCGAGCGGCTGGTGACGATGGTCGGCAAGAAGCGGGCGCAGGCCGCGACGCTGAGCACCTTTCATGCTTTTGGCCTCGCCCTGCTCAAGGACGAAACGAAGCGGCAGCGGCGCGGTGCGCGGCTGGTGGTCTTCGATACCGGCGATCAGCTCGCCTGCCTGCGCGAGCTGCTGCGGCGGGTCGAGCTTGGCCGCGCCTTCGATCTTGGCGCGCTGCTGCAGCGCATCAGCGCCTGGAAGAACGCCTTCCTCGCGCCGGGCGGCCTGCCGGCCAGCGAGGACCCCTACGATGAGGCTGCGGCCGAGCTCTATCCGCGCTACCTCGAGCAGCTCGAGGCCTACGCCGCCGTCGACTTCGACGACCTGGTGTGCCGGCCGACCCAGCTGCTCGAGAGCTCGGCGGCCTGCCGCGAGCGCTGGGCGGGGCGCTTTCGCTACGTCCTGGTCGACGAGTATCAGGACACCAACGCGGCGCAGCTACGCTTGCTCCGCGCGCTCGGTGGCGCGCATCGCAACGTCTGCGTGGTCGGCGACGACGATCAGTCGATCTACGGCTGGCGCGGCGCGGACGTGCGCAACATCTTGCGCTTCGGCGACGACTTCCCCGGTGCCCAGGTGATCGCGCTCGAGCGCAACTACCGCTCCTGCGCGCCGATCCTCGCGCTCGCCAATCAGGTCATCGCTGCCAACCCCGAGCGGCACCCCAAGCGCCTGAGGCCGACGCGCCACGGGGGTGCGAAGGTGCGCTTGGTCGTCGGGACCGACGGCGAATCGGAGGCGCGTTGGGTGGCGCTGGCGTTGAAGCACTCCGTCGAGCGCCATGGGCGCGCCTGGGGCGATGCGGCCGTGCTCTATCGCTCGAATGTGCTCGCGCGCGCGTTGGAGGAGGCGCTTCGCGAGCACGGCGTCCCCTACCGCGTCTTCGGCGGTGCGGCCTTCTTCGACCGCAAGGAGGTCAAGGACGTCGGCGCCTATCTGCGCCTCTGCTGCAATCCGCAGGACGAGATCGCGCTGCGCCGCGCCATCAACACCCCCGCGCGCGGCATCGGGCCGGTGACGGTCGCCAAGCTGGCGGCCTGGGCCGAGGCCGCACCGGGACGCACTCTCTTTGCGGCGCTGACGCAGGCCCCCGAGGTGCTCGGCAGCGGTGATCGGGCCCTCGCGCCGATCGCGGAGCTGGTGGCGCTGCTCGGCGAGCATGCCCCCGGGCTGCGTCGCGGCCAGGCCCTGGTCGAGAACGCCCAGCGTCTGGTCGAGGCCACCGGCCTGCGCGCCGAGATCGAGCGCAACAGCGCCTCGGGGAAGATCTTCGAGCGGCGCTGGGGCCACGTCCTGGGCTTCTTCGACGGCCTGGCCGCCTATTGCCGGCGGGTCGACGAGCCGAGCGTGGCGGACTACCTCAACCGGCTGGCGTTGATCAGCACGAGCGAGCCTGCGGCCGAGGGCGCGGCCGATTGCGTGACGCTTTGCACCCTGCACGGGGCCAAGGGCCTCGAGTTTCCGCTGGTGATCATGGTTGGGATGGAGGAGGGCCTGCTGCCCCACGATCGGACGATCAACCCGCAGGCCAACGACCTGGAGAGCAGCGGCATCGACGAGGAGCGACGGCTTTGCTACGTCGGCATCACGCGCGCCCGGGATGAGCTGGTGCTGACCCGCGCGGCGCGGCGCCTGATCCGCGGACGGCTCCAGGACCGGCAGCCGAGTCGCTTCCTCGAGGGTCTGGCGGCAGAGGACTTCGAGCTCGAGGACCTCTCCGCGCCACCGCCCTTGGAGGATGTCAAGTCGATGATGGCGGCGCTGCGAGCGCAGCTAGGCGGGGGCTGA
- a CDS encoding DUF4091 domain-containing protein: protein MTSHRSTLALAALAAAALLLLTAQAARAELRAIWAVDDGVKVAADAPAQPLARGNGVFSARPARVRLFGARNETVAFQLILVGGATATAQVSVRLPGVGPIVNRGLSADPDRYFVGRRIELFREHYQQLRQRSASLNWEPGSAAEPRVALGWLPDALIPLRAEASFTVAPRRNQGVWVDLFIPPETAPGRYQGRLEVSVAGRPCTLPGGSLPITLEVLPLTLPQEPSLRTMVYFSGSDDDRDVLVARYLPRPWEAAEAAVEALRARHFRLARRHRLSLFIGRDQAPTEVLRRQLSGEAFSRAAGYEGPGEGAGLELYVIHSYGGALTPGEARRWHDWFSVHGARATYFLYAHDEPSPGDFAAINSIARRARPVPSFVTHAYTPQLATDLFAALASDYSPANARRARAAGREQWIYNGVRPFSGSFVVDDVAVSPRVNAWIQYKYGIERWFYWESTYYSDAQGGRGPIDVFSEPITFSNGDGDRLNGDGLLFYPGRDLLFPAQDQGFDLPLPSIRLKNWRRGLQDVEYLVLARRAGHGAAVDRLLRTLIPRALADETEASAPVAWPEEGERWLLARRLVADWLTKGGASAALPATLGVGTEPRLQRWRRRLQSAPRRLGRRRLAVGAIVGGVGLLLLLWAALRRRRRQRSAVQRSLSEATPMTQNADLGAQAEDRPGTPPSG, encoded by the coding sequence ATGACCAGCCATCGCTCGACGCTCGCGCTGGCCGCCCTCGCCGCGGCGGCGCTGCTGCTGCTCACGGCACAGGCTGCGCGCGCCGAGCTGCGCGCGATCTGGGCCGTCGACGACGGCGTCAAGGTCGCCGCCGACGCGCCGGCGCAGCCGCTGGCGCGCGGCAATGGCGTCTTCAGCGCCCGGCCAGCGCGCGTGCGGCTCTTCGGCGCCCGCAACGAGACTGTCGCCTTCCAGCTGATCCTCGTCGGCGGAGCGACCGCCACGGCGCAGGTCAGCGTGCGACTCCCCGGCGTCGGCCCGATCGTCAATCGCGGCCTCAGCGCCGATCCCGACCGCTACTTCGTCGGGCGCCGGATCGAGCTCTTCAGGGAGCATTACCAGCAGCTGCGCCAGCGCTCCGCGTCGCTGAACTGGGAGCCGGGCAGCGCCGCCGAGCCGCGCGTCGCGCTCGGTTGGCTCCCAGATGCGCTGATCCCCTTGCGGGCGGAGGCCAGCTTCACCGTAGCGCCGCGACGAAACCAAGGCGTCTGGGTCGATCTCTTCATTCCGCCGGAGACGGCGCCGGGGCGTTATCAGGGCAGGCTCGAGGTCTCGGTCGCCGGTCGGCCCTGCACGCTCCCTGGCGGCAGCCTGCCGATCACCCTCGAGGTCCTGCCGCTGACGCTGCCGCAAGAGCCCTCGCTGCGCACGATGGTCTATTTCTCGGGCTCCGATGACGACCGCGATGTGCTCGTCGCGCGCTACCTGCCGCGGCCCTGGGAGGCAGCAGAGGCCGCCGTCGAGGCCCTGCGCGCGCGGCACTTCCGACTCGCCCGCCGGCACCGCTTGTCGCTCTTCATCGGCCGCGATCAAGCGCCCACCGAGGTGCTGCGGCGCCAGCTCAGCGGCGAGGCCTTCAGCCGCGCCGCGGGCTACGAAGGCCCCGGCGAGGGCGCCGGCCTCGAGCTCTACGTCATTCACTCCTACGGCGGCGCGCTGACCCCTGGCGAGGCACGTCGCTGGCACGACTGGTTCTCGGTCCACGGCGCCCGAGCGACCTACTTCCTCTACGCGCACGACGAACCGAGCCCCGGCGATTTCGCCGCCATCAACAGCATCGCCCGGCGCGCGCGGCCGGTGCCGAGCTTCGTCACCCACGCCTATACCCCGCAGCTCGCTACCGACCTCTTCGCCGCCCTGGCCTCGGACTACTCGCCCGCCAACGCCAGGCGCGCCCGCGCCGCCGGGCGAGAGCAGTGGATCTACAACGGCGTGCGGCCCTTCAGCGGCAGCTTCGTCGTCGACGATGTCGCCGTGTCACCGCGCGTCAATGCCTGGATCCAGTACAAGTACGGCATCGAGCGCTGGTTCTATTGGGAGTCGACCTACTACAGCGACGCCCAGGGCGGACGCGGGCCGATCGACGTCTTCAGCGAGCCGATCACCTTCAGCAACGGTGACGGCGACCGGCTCAATGGTGACGGGCTCCTCTTCTACCCCGGGCGCGACCTGCTCTTCCCCGCGCAGGATCAGGGCTTCGACCTTCCGCTGCCGAGCATTCGCCTGAAGAACTGGCGCCGCGGCCTGCAGGACGTCGAGTACCTCGTGCTGGCCCGTCGCGCCGGTCACGGCGCGGCCGTCGATCGCCTGCTACGCACGCTGATCCCGCGGGCGCTCGCCGACGAGACCGAGGCCTCCGCACCCGTCGCCTGGCCCGAGGAGGGCGAGCGCTGGTTGCTCGCGCGGCGCCTCGTCGCCGATTGGCTGACCAAGGGCGGCGCCAGCGCGGCGCTCCCAGCCACGCTGGGCGTCGGCACTGAGCCGCGCCTGCAGCGCTGGCGGCGCCGGCTGCAGAGCGCCCCGCGGCGCTTGGGTCGCAGGCGCCTCGCCGTCGGCGCCATCGTCGGCGGCGTCGGGCTGCTGCTGCTCCTCTGGGCCGCCCTGCGCCGGCGCCGGCGCCAGCGCTCTGCGGTTCAGCGCAGCTTGTCAGAGGCGACCCCGATGACGCAGAATGCCGACCTCGGCGCTCAGGCCGAAGACCGCCCAGGCACACCACCCTCTGGATAG